Proteins encoded by one window of Pseudomonas sp. LS44:
- the tusA gene encoding sulfurtransferase TusA, protein MSQPDALTADAILDASGLNCPEPVMMLHNKVRDLVAGGVLKVIATDPSTRRDIPKFCMFLGHELLDQQEQAGTYLYWIRKKTEG, encoded by the coding sequence ATGTCCCAACCCGATGCCTTGACGGCCGATGCCATCCTCGATGCGAGCGGTCTTAACTGTCCCGAACCGGTGATGATGCTGCACAACAAAGTGCGTGATTTGGTCGCCGGCGGTGTGCTCAAGGTGATCGCCACCGATCCCTCGACACGTCGCGATATCCCCAAGTTCTGCATGTTTCTCGGCCACGAGCTGCTCGATCAGCAAGAACAGGCCGGCACCTATCTGTACTGGATTCGCAAGAAAACCGAAGGCTGA